One SAR324 cluster bacterium DNA window includes the following coding sequences:
- a CDS encoding sigma-54 dependent transcriptional regulator gives MVSHPILIVDDEVEMRIAMSETLKHCGYPVELSHNAIDALKKFKNNEYSLVITDMTMPKRSGLELLKDIKGLEPYKPVIMATAYGTIETAVEAMKHGAFDYIVKPFNFENFIFIVERALAYQDNKGPIMLRPTEDKGSAAPTGGGARKQTNSDMKEIVTQNAAMKSLLEVARNVSRSKATILIQSESGTGKELLAQYIHNNSERANKPFVAVNCAAMPDTLLESELFGHKKGSFTGANQDHRGKFEQAHTGTILLDEISEMALPLQAKLLRVLQEQEIDKVGGKDPIKVDVRVVATTNRHMLACVESGKFREDLYFRLNVIPLSLPALRERKDDIPLLVEHFLTKHAQLNGRERPLIVQDALDVLTNYNWRGNVRELENVVERAMLLCNGNEILPHHLLMHSQMGSRTINEDLASATASTPSRVSSPAVVATETIVDSNSNPVNGPLGIEVGMSMKEAEKKLIFETLKETGGNRTHASRILGISIRTLRNKLNEYREEGEVFEFEAD, from the coding sequence ATGGTTTCGCATCCCATCCTGATTGTAGACGACGAAGTCGAAATGCGGATTGCTATGTCGGAGACCCTCAAACACTGTGGGTATCCGGTTGAGCTTTCGCATAATGCAATCGATGCCCTCAAAAAATTCAAGAACAATGAATACTCGCTGGTCATCACGGATATGACGATGCCCAAGCGCAGTGGTTTGGAACTACTAAAGGATATCAAAGGCTTAGAGCCTTATAAGCCTGTGATCATGGCAACGGCCTATGGTACGATTGAGACTGCTGTGGAAGCAATGAAGCATGGTGCCTTCGACTACATCGTGAAGCCCTTCAACTTTGAGAATTTTATTTTCATTGTTGAACGAGCACTGGCTTATCAGGACAACAAGGGCCCCATCATGTTGCGTCCCACAGAGGATAAGGGATCTGCTGCTCCTACTGGGGGGGGTGCCCGTAAGCAAACGAACAGTGATATGAAGGAAATCGTCACCCAAAATGCTGCGATGAAATCTCTGCTGGAGGTTGCACGCAACGTTTCACGTAGCAAGGCGACGATTCTCATTCAGAGCGAGAGCGGAACTGGTAAGGAATTGTTAGCTCAGTATATCCACAATAACTCAGAACGTGCGAACAAACCTTTTGTAGCTGTGAACTGTGCAGCAATGCCAGATACGCTGCTTGAAAGTGAGCTCTTCGGACACAAGAAGGGTTCCTTTACTGGTGCAAACCAAGATCACCGTGGAAAATTTGAGCAAGCCCACACCGGTACGATTCTACTGGATGAAATCAGCGAAATGGCCCTTCCGCTACAGGCCAAACTATTGCGTGTTCTGCAAGAGCAAGAAATTGATAAAGTCGGGGGCAAGGATCCAATCAAAGTGGATGTTCGGGTAGTGGCAACTACGAACCGTCATATGCTGGCGTGTGTCGAGTCCGGCAAGTTTAGAGAAGACCTCTATTTCAGATTAAATGTTATTCCTCTTTCCTTACCGGCTTTGCGGGAGCGGAAGGATGATATTCCTCTTCTTGTTGAACATTTCCTGACTAAGCATGCACAACTCAATGGTCGTGAGAGGCCTCTAATTGTTCAGGATGCTCTGGATGTCTTAACAAACTACAACTGGCGTGGCAACGTTAGAGAGTTGGAGAACGTGGTGGAACGCGCAATGTTGCTCTGCAACGGGAATGAAATTTTACCACACCATCTCTTGATGCATTCTCAAATGGGTAGTCGAACCATTAATGAGGATCTGGCTTCTGCAACGGCTTCCACACCATCAAGAGTCTCTTCGCCTGCTGTGGTAGCAACAGAAACTATCGTTGATTCAAATTCAAATCCGGTGAATGGGCCTCTTGGGATTGAGGTAGGGATGTCAATGAAGGAAGCAGAGAAGAAGCTCATCTTTGAGACCCTGAAGGAAACCGGTGGAAATCGAACCCATGCCTCACGAATTTTGGGCATCAGCATCCGTACTTTACGAAACAAACTGAATGAATATCGTGAAGAGGGTGAAGTTTTTGAGTTCGAAGCCGACTAG